From one Allorhizobium ampelinum S4 genomic stretch:
- a CDS encoding family 16 glycosylhydrolase, which produces MASKYLLNSLGEALYYSGDPTHWYSATGSGLTLNGSSGNDAMYGDSSVNVTMNGGAGDDVYYLYSSINRASESGGAGVDTVNTWMSYTLGDGIENLVVTGDNRYAFGNSLNNIITGGTGIQTIDGYGGNDVLIGGGGADTFVFSSGNGSDRITDFSSDDTVRLQNYDFSDFTEVQSHMTQTGSDVSLDLGNGESILFSDTVISDFTSDQFQLTLDRTNLTQTFSDDFNSLSLHDGTSGTWDTGYSWFASNGGTLVDNSELQWYINPSYEGTSSVNPFSISDGVLTITASVASEDIQSQINGYEYTSGMLSTESTFSQTYGYFEIRADMPDDQGAWPAFWLLPADGSWPPELDVVEMRGQNQGEVIVTAHSNETGEQTSDATTVYTDTEGYHTYGVLWTETTLTWYIDDVAVHQTDTPSDMHEPMYMVVNLAVGGMAGTPSSSDFSDGSELKVDYIKAYSLDEYAAATTTTTDHLL; this is translated from the coding sequence ATGGCCAGCAAATATCTTCTCAACAGCTTGGGGGAGGCGCTTTATTATAGCGGCGATCCGACCCACTGGTATTCAGCCACGGGCAGTGGCCTGACGCTGAATGGATCAAGCGGCAACGATGCAATGTATGGGGATAGCTCGGTCAATGTCACCATGAATGGTGGCGCGGGCGACGATGTCTATTATCTCTATTCCAGTATTAATCGAGCCAGTGAATCAGGGGGGGCGGGTGTTGACACAGTCAATACCTGGATGAGTTACACGCTTGGTGATGGCATTGAAAACCTGGTCGTGACAGGCGATAACCGCTATGCTTTCGGCAACAGCCTGAACAACATCATCACCGGCGGCACAGGTATCCAGACCATTGACGGCTATGGTGGCAACGATGTCCTGATCGGCGGCGGCGGCGCCGATACTTTTGTATTCAGCAGCGGCAATGGCAGCGACAGGATCACTGATTTCTCCAGCGATGATACCGTGCGCTTGCAGAATTATGATTTCTCGGACTTTACCGAGGTGCAAAGTCATATGACCCAGACAGGAAGTGATGTTTCACTCGACCTCGGCAATGGCGAAAGCATCCTATTCAGCGATACCGTAATTTCTGATTTTACCTCCGACCAGTTTCAGTTGACACTGGATCGTACCAATCTCACGCAAACATTTTCAGATGATTTCAACAGCTTGTCCCTGCATGACGGAACGAGCGGAACGTGGGATACCGGCTATAGCTGGTTTGCGTCCAATGGCGGCACCTTGGTCGATAACAGCGAGTTGCAGTGGTATATCAATCCGTCCTATGAGGGGACGTCGTCGGTTAATCCATTCTCTATCTCTGACGGGGTGTTGACCATCACCGCATCCGTTGCTTCGGAAGATATCCAGAGCCAGATCAATGGCTATGAGTATACCTCGGGCATGCTCAGCACTGAGTCCACGTTTAGCCAGACCTATGGTTATTTTGAAATCCGCGCCGATATGCCTGATGATCAGGGCGCATGGCCGGCATTCTGGCTGCTGCCGGCGGACGGGAGTTGGCCACCGGAACTGGATGTGGTTGAAATGCGTGGCCAGAATCAAGGCGAAGTCATTGTCACCGCGCACAGCAATGAAACTGGCGAACAAACATCCGATGCCACGACGGTTTACACCGATACCGAAGGCTATCATACCTACGGCGTGTTGTGGACGGAAACGACGTTGACCTGGTATATTGATGACGTTGCCGTGCATCAAACGGATACGCCGTCAGATATGCATGAGCCGATGTATATGGTGGTCAATCTGGCGGTTGGCGGGATGGCTGGGACGCCAAGCAGTTCTGATTTCAGCGATGGCTCAGAGTTGAAGGTCGACTATATCAAGGCCTATTCCCTTGATGAGTATGCGGCGGCCACCACAACGACCACCGATCATCTTCTTTAA
- the nagA gene encoding N-acetylglucosamine-6-phosphate deacetylase has protein sequence MNSSLAAPSSFAVTGGRIFDGTRFHDDQALIVDQGRIADIVSNNAVPASLARIEAGSALVVPGFIDLQVNGGGGVLLNNQPDLDGIRTICAAHARFGTTALLPTLITDHPALRDQVLSLGRQALTEQIPGYLGLHLEGPHLSLARKGTHDPALIRPMNDDDLAKLIASAGTFGTALITIAPESVTPQQVKTLRAAGYHISLGHTDASCAQIGGYVEAGATLVTHLFNAMSQMGNREPGLVGAALASETLSCGIIADGFHVDPVSMGIALRAKRGSGRIFLVTDAMSSIGTDETGFMLNGRPVFRQGGRLTLADGTLAGADIDMLSCIRFVHEKLQASLEEALNMASLYPAEAIGCETKGQLAPGKDADFLLLTPQLDLVSTWIAGTCVHSTATHSEARRA, from the coding sequence ATGAACTCGTCTCTTGCGGCTCCCTCCTCATTCGCTGTGACAGGCGGCCGGATCTTTGACGGCACGCGTTTCCATGACGATCAGGCCCTGATTGTCGATCAGGGGCGAATCGCTGATATCGTCTCCAACAATGCCGTGCCTGCTAGCCTTGCCAGGATCGAGGCAGGGTCGGCTCTGGTCGTGCCTGGCTTTATCGATCTGCAAGTCAATGGCGGCGGCGGTGTGTTGCTGAACAACCAGCCGGATCTTGATGGTATCCGGACGATTTGCGCCGCCCATGCAAGGTTCGGCACCACTGCGCTATTACCGACATTGATTACTGACCATCCTGCCCTACGCGATCAGGTTCTGAGCCTTGGCCGCCAAGCGCTGACCGAGCAAATTCCCGGCTATCTGGGGCTTCACCTCGAAGGTCCGCACCTTTCGCTGGCGCGCAAGGGCACCCATGATCCCGCCCTGATCCGCCCCATGAACGACGATGATCTGGCAAAGCTTATTGCCTCCGCTGGCACATTTGGCACTGCATTGATCACCATTGCGCCAGAAAGCGTTACCCCGCAGCAGGTGAAAACCCTGCGAGCAGCGGGTTATCACATCAGCCTGGGCCACACGGATGCGAGTTGCGCGCAGATTGGCGGCTATGTCGAGGCGGGCGCGACGCTCGTCACTCATTTGTTCAATGCCATGAGCCAGATGGGCAATCGCGAACCGGGCCTTGTCGGAGCAGCCCTTGCTTCGGAAACGCTGTCCTGCGGGATTATCGCTGACGGTTTCCATGTCGATCCGGTCTCGATGGGCATTGCCCTTCGCGCCAAACGCGGGTCTGGCCGGATTTTCCTGGTCACCGACGCCATGTCGAGCATCGGCACTGATGAAACCGGCTTCATGCTGAATGGTCGCCCGGTCTTCCGCCAGGGCGGACGGTTGACTTTAGCCGATGGAACCCTTGCTGGTGCCGATATCGATATGCTGTCCTGCATTCGGTTTGTCCATGAAAAGCTCCAAGCATCGCTTGAGGAGGCGTTGAACATGGCGTCGCTTTATCCAGCTGAGGCGATTGGATGCGAGACGAAAGGTCAGCTTGCGCCTGGCAAGGACGCCGACTTCCTGTTGCTCACTCCGCAACTCGATCTGGTTTCCACCTGGATCGCTGGCACATGCGTTCATAGCACAGCAACACATTCCGAGGCCCGGCGCGCATGA
- a CDS encoding sigma-54-dependent transcriptional regulator, producing the protein MTSSQATATNNVILIDNDRDLLAATGQTLELAGFSVQAFSAPLDALRRISSDFRGVIVSDIRMPDIDGLELFSRVKAMDPELPVILVTGHGDIAMAVQAIKDGTYDFITKPFATDRLQQSVHRAAEMRRLVLENRKLRQVADAAQDGLPLIGQTPAMERLRRTLRQIADTDVDVLVTGETGSGKEVVASLLHSWSRRAKGNFVALNCGTLPESMIESELFGHEAGAFTGAQKKRIGRIEHASGGTLFLDEIESMPAATQVQMLRVLEMREVSPLGINDVRPVDLRVVAAAKVDLSDPAQRGEFREDLYYRLNVVTLTIPPLRERRDDVPLLFAHFIERAASRFRREPPPVSAGVERYLRDHDWPGNVRELTHFAERFVLGLEDMDSGGSSVVLVDLPDLSLPERLDRYEADIMRETLSHYEGDVRKTIEALKIPRKTFYDKLQRHGIVRKAFAGGEEG; encoded by the coding sequence ATGACGTCATCGCAAGCGACGGCGACCAATAATGTGATCCTGATTGATAATGATCGAGATCTACTGGCGGCCACGGGGCAGACCCTTGAGCTGGCGGGCTTCTCCGTGCAGGCGTTTTCAGCGCCGCTGGATGCGCTGCGTCGGATTTCCAGTGATTTTCGCGGTGTCATCGTTTCGGATATTCGAATGCCTGATATCGACGGCTTGGAATTGTTCAGCAGGGTCAAGGCAATGGACCCGGAATTGCCGGTCATTCTGGTCACCGGCCATGGCGATATCGCCATGGCGGTACAGGCGATCAAGGACGGCACTTATGATTTCATCACGAAGCCCTTTGCCACCGACAGGCTCCAACAGAGTGTTCATCGCGCCGCGGAAATGCGACGGCTCGTGCTGGAAAATCGCAAGCTGCGTCAGGTGGCAGACGCGGCCCAGGATGGATTGCCGCTGATTGGCCAGACCCCTGCCATGGAACGGCTACGGCGCACTTTGCGCCAGATCGCCGATACCGACGTCGATGTGTTGGTGACAGGCGAAACCGGCAGCGGCAAGGAAGTGGTGGCGAGCCTGCTACACAGCTGGAGCCGACGCGCCAAGGGCAATTTTGTCGCCTTGAACTGCGGAACCCTGCCGGAAAGCATGATCGAAAGCGAGTTGTTCGGCCACGAGGCCGGCGCCTTTACCGGTGCGCAGAAAAAGCGGATCGGCCGGATCGAACATGCCAGCGGCGGCACATTGTTTCTCGACGAAATCGAGAGCATGCCTGCCGCGACCCAGGTGCAGATGCTGCGGGTACTGGAAATGCGGGAAGTCTCGCCGCTCGGCATCAACGACGTGCGCCCGGTGGACCTGCGCGTGGTCGCCGCGGCCAAAGTCGATCTCAGTGATCCTGCCCAGCGCGGTGAATTCCGCGAGGACCTTTATTACCGCCTGAATGTCGTGACATTGACCATCCCGCCGTTGCGCGAGCGCCGTGATGACGTGCCGCTGTTGTTTGCCCATTTCATCGAGCGGGCCGCTAGCCGGTTCCGGCGCGAGCCACCGCCGGTGTCAGCTGGTGTCGAGCGTTATTTGCGAGATCATGACTGGCCGGGAAATGTGCGTGAATTGACGCATTTTGCCGAACGCTTCGTTCTGGGGCTGGAAGATATGGATTCGGGCGGCAGTAGTGTCGTTTTAGTCGACCTGCCTGATTTATCCTTGCCGGAGCGGCTGGATCGCTATGAGGCGGATATCATGCGTGAGACCCTTAGCCACTATGAGGGTGATGTACGCAAGACCATCGAGGCTCTGAAAATTCCTCGCAAGACCTTTTACGACAAACTTCAGCGTCATGGCATTGTCCGCAAGGCATTTGCGGGTGGGGAAGAAGGCTGA
- a CDS encoding ROK family protein, protein MIVCFDIGGTAIKGAIAYSPEDIRPFPRQPTPGQDFDAFVGVIRSIIAETGETPSCVAISICGIIDVDSRRAVVANIPCIHGRLLQQDLEEALGLPVLIANDADCFAIAEAGLGAGRGHRVVFGVILGTGVGGGLVIDGKLINSDGGFAGEWGHGPIAATEVGEPPVTIPRFQCGCGQKGCIDAICSARGMEKLHAHLNDENRTSEDIVKDWETGEPNASQTIAAFVELLSSPLALVVNTTGASILPVGGGLSNATTLVDAIDLAVRTKILRRFSHPIVVPAQCRLEPGLIGAALLGLARPN, encoded by the coding sequence ATGATCGTCTGTTTCGATATTGGCGGAACCGCCATCAAGGGCGCAATTGCCTATTCGCCTGAGGATATTCGTCCCTTTCCACGCCAGCCAACGCCGGGACAGGATTTCGATGCATTTGTCGGCGTCATCAGGTCCATCATTGCCGAGACGGGAGAGACACCAAGCTGCGTGGCAATTTCCATCTGTGGCATTATAGATGTGGATAGCCGCCGCGCTGTCGTCGCCAATATACCCTGCATCCATGGCCGTTTACTGCAACAGGATCTGGAAGAGGCCCTGGGCCTGCCGGTACTGATCGCCAATGATGCCGATTGTTTCGCAATTGCCGAGGCTGGGCTGGGCGCGGGGCGCGGCCACCGCGTGGTGTTCGGTGTCATTCTCGGTACAGGCGTCGGCGGCGGTCTGGTGATCGATGGTAAACTGATCAATAGCGATGGCGGCTTTGCCGGAGAATGGGGCCATGGACCCATTGCCGCCACCGAGGTTGGCGAACCGCCCGTCACCATCCCTCGATTTCAATGCGGTTGCGGTCAGAAAGGCTGTATTGACGCCATCTGTAGCGCGCGCGGCATGGAAAAGCTCCATGCGCACCTGAACGACGAAAACCGAACGAGTGAGGACATCGTCAAAGATTGGGAAACCGGCGAACCCAACGCAAGCCAAACCATCGCGGCATTTGTCGAATTACTTTCCAGTCCGTTGGCTCTGGTCGTCAATACGACGGGGGCGAGCATACTGCCGGTCGGCGGCGGCCTGTCCAATGCGACAACCCTGGTTGACGCCATCGATTTAGCCGTCAGAACCAAGATCTTGCGACGGTTCAGCCATCCTATTGTGGTTCCAGCGCAATGCCGACTGGAGCCGGGCCTGATCGGTGCAGCCTTGCTCGGGCTTGCAAGGCCAAATTAA
- a CDS encoding dicarboxylate/amino acid:cation symporter produces MHISTTTAPQGGKLPFYRHLYFQVIVAIIGGILLGHFYPQTGEALKPLGDAFIKLVKMVIAPVIFLTVATGIAGMSDLKKVGRVAGKAMIYFLCFSTLALVVGMLVSNILQPGAGMHINPATLDGKAVASYAQQAHDSTITGFLMNIIPDTIVGAFAKGDILQVLFFSVLFGLALAMVGDLGKPVTNFLQALTAPVFKLVAILMKAAPIGAFGAMAFTIGKYGIGSIANLAFLIGTFYLTSLLFVLVVLGGVARYNGFSILALIRYIKEELLLVLGTSSSEAALPGLMAKMERAGCKRSVVGLVIPTGYSFNLDGTNIYMTLAALFIAQATDIQLSLGDQILLLLVAMLSSKGAAGITGAGFITLAATLSVVPSVPVAGMALILGIDRFMSECRALTNFIGNAVATVVVARWENELDQTQFRAAMAGELPEEIDVVAEPVPTAA; encoded by the coding sequence ATGCATATTTCTACCACAACCGCCCCGCAGGGCGGCAAGCTCCCATTTTACCGTCATCTGTATTTCCAGGTTATCGTTGCGATTATCGGCGGTATCTTGCTCGGTCATTTTTACCCACAAACTGGCGAAGCTCTCAAACCGCTCGGTGATGCTTTCATCAAGCTCGTCAAAATGGTCATCGCGCCTGTTATCTTCCTGACCGTGGCCACCGGCATCGCCGGCATGTCCGACCTGAAGAAGGTTGGTCGCGTTGCCGGCAAGGCAATGATCTACTTCCTGTGCTTCTCCACGCTGGCGCTCGTTGTCGGCATGCTGGTGTCGAATATCCTGCAGCCCGGCGCAGGCATGCATATCAATCCCGCGACGCTGGATGGCAAGGCTGTTGCCAGCTATGCCCAGCAGGCCCATGATTCGACGATCACCGGCTTCCTGATGAACATCATCCCCGACACGATTGTCGGCGCTTTTGCCAAGGGTGACATTCTCCAGGTCCTATTCTTCTCGGTGCTGTTCGGCTTGGCTCTCGCCATGGTCGGCGACCTTGGAAAGCCGGTCACCAACTTCTTGCAGGCGTTGACCGCGCCGGTCTTCAAGCTGGTCGCCATCCTGATGAAGGCCGCACCAATCGGCGCTTTCGGCGCAATGGCCTTCACCATAGGTAAATATGGCATTGGCTCGATCGCCAACCTGGCTTTCCTGATCGGGACATTCTACCTGACGTCGCTGCTATTTGTTCTCGTCGTGCTTGGCGGCGTTGCCCGCTATAACGGTTTCTCCATCCTGGCCCTGATCCGCTACATTAAAGAGGAGCTGCTGCTGGTACTGGGGACCTCGTCTTCAGAAGCCGCCCTTCCCGGCCTGATGGCCAAGATGGAACGCGCAGGCTGCAAGCGCTCGGTTGTCGGCCTGGTCATTCCAACCGGCTATTCCTTCAACCTTGACGGTACCAACATCTACATGACCCTGGCGGCCCTGTTCATCGCCCAGGCGACGGATATCCAGCTTTCGCTTGGCGACCAGATTCTTCTGCTGCTGGTGGCCATGCTCAGCTCCAAGGGTGCCGCAGGCATCACTGGCGCCGGCTTTATCACCTTGGCTGCAACACTGTCCGTTGTCCCTTCGGTCCCGGTCGCTGGCATGGCGCTGATCCTCGGTATCGACCGTTTCATGTCAGAATGCCGGGCACTGACCAATTTCATTGGCAATGCCGTCGCAACCGTGGTCGTCGCCCGCTGGGAAAACGAACTCGATCAGACACAGTTCCGCGCCGCCATGGCGGGTGAATTGCCGGAAGAAATCGATGTCGTGGCCGAACCGGTTCCAACCGCCGCATGA
- a CDS encoding TetR/AcrR family transcriptional regulator has translation MTGQRLEQTFEEGPDPEAESPTPMQCRQGRMIRHPDATRAIILDAAIQEFAAKGFAGARVDAIALRSKTNKRMLYHFFGDKEGLYVAVLEVIFSNVTAAGKSLHLSRRQPLDGIRELALHTWTYFLTHPEFVSLLATENILRAEYSSRSKTIPSTHGPLLAEIEKLLQRGIEQGVFRADVNPVTVYMTIAGLSFFYINNRYTLALNLNPDVWQPTAIDAWGEHIVTVTLAFLAPATIPGT, from the coding sequence ATGACAGGCCAGCGGCTGGAACAGACTTTCGAGGAAGGGCCTGATCCCGAAGCGGAAAGCCCGACACCCATGCAATGCCGTCAGGGGCGTATGATACGCCATCCCGATGCGACCCGAGCAATCATTCTGGATGCCGCCATTCAAGAGTTTGCCGCAAAGGGTTTTGCAGGCGCCCGAGTCGACGCCATTGCATTGCGTTCGAAAACCAACAAACGAATGCTCTACCATTTCTTTGGAGACAAGGAGGGCCTTTACGTCGCGGTTCTCGAGGTGATTTTCTCCAATGTCACCGCTGCTGGAAAAAGCCTTCACCTGTCGCGACGTCAACCGCTTGATGGCATACGCGAACTGGCTTTACACACCTGGACCTATTTTCTGACTCACCCGGAATTCGTCAGTCTTCTTGCCACCGAAAACATTCTGAGGGCTGAATATTCGAGCCGATCAAAGACCATTCCCTCGACCCATGGTCCATTGCTCGCGGAAATCGAAAAGCTTCTGCAGCGAGGGATTGAGCAAGGTGTGTTTCGTGCCGATGTCAATCCGGTGACGGTCTACATGACGATTGCTGGCTTAAGCTTCTTCTACATCAACAATCGCTACACGCTGGCGCTCAATCTTAACCCGGACGTCTGGCAACCGACCGCTATCGACGCCTGGGGCGAACATATTGTGACGGTCACACTGGCTTTCCTTGCACCGGCAACCATACCCGGCACCTGA
- a CDS encoding sensor histidine kinase, with the protein MIIVHDKPISVPANVRRPRRPWLLLAFLACVVTLLALYLVGLYARTAALEDLSEQARTSANLKVAFLRAVLERPRSLPLLLSEDQQVVDALSLRTVAATERLNDKLERLVAGTSASVLYVTDATGHAIASSNWREPVSFVGIDYSFRDYFRQSMLAGTAEHFALGSISKRPGLYISRRVGPASAPLGVVVVKAEFSQLESDWREEGRAAFVTDGHGVVLISSLPSWRFMTLAALQPEELVQIRNSLQFGDAPLQALPINRAQQVPGSGIPDELLVRTVFPGAIPADYLDLSVAVPTTSWHLNYLVPTEPAIAASMREWRLLTLALLAPFFLVVSLVLWRRQATVIRLARVEADQLELERRVDERTHDLSRARDRLELEIAGHKTTEQRLQGVQQELVQANRLAILGQVAAGVAHEINQPVATIRAYAENARVFLERAQPEQANSNLGAIASLTERIGTITDELKAFARKGRTAPEPVPLGAAIEGAVMLLRSRFAGRLEALSLPDVAPDLTVKGNRVRLEQVLINLLQNALEALEQRSDGRVEVSVQETEQHVVVTIEDNGPGIPEDIRRLLFTPFTTSKEKGLGLGLVISRDIISDYGGRIGVESTPSGTCFTIHLLKADIS; encoded by the coding sequence ATGATTATCGTGCATGACAAGCCCATATCCGTCCCTGCCAATGTGAGGCGCCCACGAAGGCCATGGCTTTTGCTGGCGTTCCTAGCCTGTGTTGTCACCCTCCTTGCGCTTTATTTGGTTGGGCTTTATGCCCGCACTGCCGCATTGGAGGATTTGTCCGAGCAAGCACGCACCAGCGCCAATCTCAAGGTGGCTTTCTTGCGGGCGGTCTTGGAACGCCCTCGTTCCTTGCCGTTGCTGTTGTCGGAGGATCAGCAGGTTGTGGATGCCTTGAGCCTTCGCACGGTCGCCGCGACGGAACGATTGAACGACAAGCTAGAGCGTTTGGTTGCAGGCACAAGTGCTTCAGTTCTTTACGTCACAGACGCGACAGGACATGCCATTGCCTCCAGCAATTGGCGAGAGCCGGTGAGCTTTGTTGGCATCGACTATTCTTTTCGGGACTATTTTCGCCAATCCATGCTGGCCGGCACAGCTGAACATTTCGCGCTCGGCAGCATCAGCAAGCGTCCAGGCCTTTATATTTCCAGGCGTGTCGGCCCGGCTAGTGCCCCCTTGGGTGTCGTGGTCGTGAAAGCAGAGTTTTCACAGCTCGAAAGCGATTGGCGCGAAGAGGGGCGGGCGGCGTTTGTCACCGATGGGCATGGTGTCGTGCTGATTTCCAGCCTGCCGTCCTGGCGCTTCATGACATTGGCTGCATTGCAGCCGGAGGAGTTGGTCCAAATACGCAACAGTTTGCAATTCGGCGATGCGCCTTTGCAGGCCCTGCCTATCAATCGCGCCCAGCAGGTGCCAGGCAGCGGGATACCGGACGAGCTTTTGGTGCGTACGGTTTTTCCCGGCGCCATACCTGCCGACTATCTTGATCTATCGGTCGCGGTGCCGACCACCAGCTGGCATCTCAACTATCTTGTCCCGACCGAACCGGCAATCGCGGCGTCGATGCGGGAATGGCGACTGTTGACCTTGGCCCTGCTGGCGCCATTTTTTCTGGTCGTCTCGCTGGTTCTTTGGCGGCGGCAGGCAACGGTTATCCGTCTGGCGCGGGTGGAGGCGGACCAGCTGGAGCTGGAGCGGCGGGTGGATGAACGAACCCACGACCTTTCACGGGCCCGAGACCGGCTGGAATTGGAGATCGCCGGCCACAAGACCACCGAACAGCGGCTGCAAGGTGTCCAGCAGGAATTGGTCCAGGCCAACCGGCTGGCTATCCTGGGGCAGGTTGCGGCGGGCGTTGCCCATGAAATCAACCAGCCTGTCGCAACGATCAGGGCTTATGCTGAAAATGCCAGGGTGTTTCTGGAGCGTGCCCAGCCGGAGCAGGCAAACAGCAATCTTGGCGCCATTGCCTCGCTGACGGAGCGGATCGGCACGATCACCGATGAATTGAAGGCTTTTGCGCGCAAGGGTCGGACCGCGCCGGAACCAGTGCCGCTTGGAGCGGCGATCGAGGGCGCGGTCATGCTGCTGCGCAGCCGTTTTGCCGGGCGGCTTGAGGCGCTTTCCCTTCCCGATGTGGCTCCTGATCTGACGGTGAAAGGCAACAGGGTCCGCCTGGAGCAGGTCCTGATCAATCTTCTGCAGAATGCGCTCGAAGCATTGGAGCAGCGCAGCGATGGCCGGGTTGAGGTCTCGGTTCAAGAGACGGAGCAACATGTCGTGGTGACCATCGAGGACAACGGTCCGGGCATTCCAGAGGATATCAGGCGTCTGCTTTTTACCCCCTTCACCACCTCAAAGGAAAAAGGTCTTGGTCTCGGCCTGGTGATTTCCCGTGACATTATCAGTGACTATGGCGGCCGGATTGGTGTCGAAAGCACGCCATCCGGTACATGCTTTACCATCCATCTTTTGAAAGCGGATATATCATGA